A window from Bufo bufo chromosome 1, aBufBuf1.1, whole genome shotgun sequence encodes these proteins:
- the RTCB gene encoding RNA-splicing ligase RtcB homolog: MSRSYNDELQYLDKIHKNCWRIRKGFVPNMQVEGVFYVNDPLEKLMFEELRNACRGGAAGGFLPAMKQIGNVAALPGIVHRSIGLPDVHSGYGFAIGNMAAFDMDNPDAVVSPGGVGFDINCGVRLLRTNLDEGDVQPVKEQLAQSMFDHIPVGVGSKGVIPMSAKDLEEALEMGVDWSLREGYAWAEDKEHCEEYGRMLQADPSKVSSKAKKRGLPQLGTLGAGNHYAEIQVVDEIYDEYAGKKMGIDHKGQVCVMIHSGSRGLGHQVATDALVAMEKAMKRDKIIVNDRQLACARISSSEGQDYLKGMAAAGNYAWVNRSSMTFLTRQAFAKVFNTTPDDLDMHVIYDVSHNIAKVEQHVVDGKEKTLLVHRKGSTRAFPPHHPLIAVDYQMTGQPVLIGGTMGTCSYVLTGTEQGMTETFGTTCHGAGRALSRAKSRRNLDFQDVLDKLADMGIAIRVASPKLVMEEAPESYKNVTDVVNTCHDAGISKKAIKLRPIAVIKG, translated from the exons ATGAGCCGCAGCTACAATGACGAGTTACAGTATCTGGACAAGATTCATAAGAACTGCTGGAGGATCCGCAAGGGATTCGTCCCCAATATGCAG GTGGAAGGTGTGTTCTACGTGAATGATCCTCTGGAGAAGCTGATGTTTGAAGAGCTGAGGAACGCCTGTCGTGGTGGTG CGGCTGGAGGTTTTCTTCCGGCAATGAAGCAGATTGGTAATGTGGCGGCTTTACCAGGAATAGTGCAT AGGTCCATTGGTCTTCCGGACGTCCACTCAGGCTACGGCTTTGCTATTGGCAACATGGCGGCTTTTGATATGGATAATCCTGATGCAGTTGTCTCCCCAG GGGGTGTCGGTTTTGACATTAACTGTGGGGTCCGCTTACTTCGCACCAATCTTGATGAGGGAGATGTGCAGCCGGTTAAGGAGCAGCTCGCCCAGTCCATGTTTGACCACATTCCTGTCGGAGTGGGATCCAAAGGTGTTATCCCCATGAGCGCCAA AGATCTAGAAGAAGCCCTGGAGATGGGAGTGGACTGGTCCCTCAGGGAGGGCTATGCATGGGCTGAAGACAAGGAACACTGTGAGGAGTATGGCAGAATGCTGCAGGCCGATCCCAGCAAGGTGTCCTCCAAGGCCAAGAAGAGGGGTCTGCCCCAG CTTGGTACACTGGGAGCTGGGAACCATTACGCAGAGATCCAGGTGGTGGACGAGATTTATGATGAATACgctggcaaaaaaatgggcattgACCACAAGGGACAGGTGTGTGTCATGATTCACAGTGGAAGCCGAGGTCTAGGGCACCAAGTGGCCACAG ATGCTCTGGTTGCCATGGAAAAAGCCATGAAACGAGATAAAATCATTGTAAATGATAGGCAGCTGGCATGCGCCAGGATCTCCTCTTCTGAGGGACAGGACTATCTGAAGGGCATGGCCGCTGCCGGGAACTACGCCTGGGTGAACCGTTCGTCTATGACGTTCCTCACGAGACAG GCGTTTGCTAAAGTCTTCAACACTACCCCCGATGACCTGGACATGCATGTGATCTACGACGTCTCACACAACATCGCCAAGGTGGAGCAGCATGTGGTGGATGGAAAGGAGAAGACACTGCTGGTTCACAGGAAGGGCTCTACCCGAGCGTTCCCACCACATCACCCACTTATTGCTGTGGATTATCAG ATGACCGGGCAGCCAGTGCTGATCGGTGGCACCATGGGAACCTGCAGCTACGTATTGACTGGCACTGAGCAAGGCATGACAGAGACATTTGGAACCACCTGCCACGGAGCC GGTCGGGCGCTGTCCAGAGCTAAATCTAGACGAAACCTGGACTTTCAAGATGTTCTGGataagctggctgacatgggcataGCCATCCGGGTGGCCTCCCCAAAACTTGTCATGGAAGAG